The following proteins are encoded in a genomic region of Sulfurimonas sp. HSL3-7:
- a CDS encoding nitroreductase has translation MESINVIDAIKGRSSTRKFLDKPVPKEIQEKILEAAAMTPSGANMQPWIVYAVSNKEMLTKIGDAIIAHIEAGGDVDQFIQYYPVNWINPYKKRRIVTGAGLYKLMGVDRHDDETRQQMWFDNYRWFGSQTVFFVFMEKELINGAQGPLIDSGAYMQNLMLAAEGYGLGSCPQGSTTEYGKIIARVLDVPENLALLYSVVIGYEDKEAKINTYQPARVPMNDTVTFVE, from the coding sequence ATGGAAAGTATCAATGTTATCGATGCCATCAAAGGGCGTTCTTCAACGCGCAAGTTTTTAGATAAACCGGTACCGAAAGAGATCCAGGAAAAGATTCTGGAAGCGGCAGCAATGACACCCAGCGGCGCAAATATGCAGCCTTGGATCGTCTACGCCGTAAGTAATAAAGAGATGCTTACAAAGATAGGCGATGCGATCATTGCACATATCGAAGCGGGCGGGGACGTCGATCAGTTCATTCAGTACTATCCAGTCAACTGGATCAACCCCTATAAAAAGCGCCGTATTGTGACAGGTGCAGGCCTCTATAAACTGATGGGTGTCGATCGTCATGATGACGAGACACGCCAACAGATGTGGTTCGACAACTACCGATGGTTCGGTTCACAAACGGTCTTCTTCGTTTTTATGGAGAAAGAACTCATCAACGGGGCGCAAGGCCCGCTGATCGATTCGGGGGCATACATGCAGAACCTGATGCTTGCGGCAGAAGGTTACGGTCTTGGTTCATGCCCGCAAGGCTCAACGACCGAGTATGGCAAGATCATTGCCAGAGTTCTGGACGTACCTGAGAATCTGGCCCTGCTGTACAGTGTTGTCATCGGCTACGAAGACAAAGAGGCGAAGATCAATAC
- a CDS encoding DUF3488 and transglutaminase-like domain-containing protein codes for MRFLRTLADIKSPPKSLYLVDIALVLSIVPHLDKLKFPMLVYLLAVLIVLIASRKVPKALQYALALFGVLSVISSFYTDFNFSSLNRFTLFVSLLNALLIYAVSLQRLKGELNFYLAFSPAMLLMLSFFLHNSVPMLFYTVFTLFVFMLLLVWSKMHTPLYDALKMALTLFAYALPVVALLFLVFPRISFEKAVYGFHDDFVKKSGHNGVMSLGSDAAMNLSSQVLMEVYFENGLPKEKGLYFRGTTLYVDRNDSFRQLPDRLKKPLAAGRKAIATGGRVAYSITLYPHNEKWLYALDIPASSPPKSTLLDDYTIVSDKKIDKRYRYEMHSDLSYLMNAPLRKEIREASLRFYGKRDAISSERARQLVAPRDKQTLENIAAYFRSLNLVYTLKPDHLDKKRPVDSFLYESKKGYCVHFAAAFAYMARASGLPARVVTGFLVNPNEALENYLVVRESDAHAWVEVYLQEKGWTRVETTAFAERIEGDVLQRLGVEGSNTGQKWLKRLNLHLMYLKYVIETWILEYSRVKQMEILHALINSSTYLVAFIVNGILFTALSIGVAIFVSARRCHDRVLCILRPLMKHAEKSGLEKQPNESMHDFLCRLKEKVNADMIDEIDLLYHKIKYAKKYETEDIAQLKKIVNAIKK; via the coding sequence ATGAGATTCTTACGTACCTTGGCCGATATTAAATCACCGCCGAAAAGCCTTTATCTCGTCGATATAGCGCTGGTCCTATCGATTGTTCCCCACCTGGACAAGCTCAAGTTTCCCATGCTCGTCTACCTGCTGGCCGTGCTTATCGTGCTGATCGCGAGCAGAAAGGTCCCAAAAGCGCTGCAGTACGCTTTGGCACTCTTCGGTGTTCTGTCGGTCATAAGCTCCTTCTACACCGATTTCAACTTCTCGTCGCTGAACCGCTTCACCCTCTTTGTCTCGCTGCTGAACGCACTGCTGATCTATGCAGTCTCCCTACAGCGTCTCAAAGGGGAGCTGAACTTCTACCTTGCCTTCTCACCGGCGATGCTGCTGATGCTTTCGTTTTTTCTGCACAACTCGGTACCGATGCTTTTCTATACGGTTTTTACGCTCTTCGTCTTTATGCTGCTGCTTGTCTGGTCGAAAATGCATACTCCGCTCTATGATGCACTGAAAATGGCTCTCACGCTCTTTGCCTACGCGTTGCCTGTTGTCGCACTACTGTTCCTTGTCTTTCCGCGTATTAGTTTTGAAAAGGCTGTTTACGGGTTTCATGATGACTTCGTCAAAAAAAGTGGCCACAACGGTGTGATGTCGCTGGGCAGCGATGCGGCGATGAACCTCTCTTCGCAGGTGCTGATGGAAGTCTATTTTGAAAACGGGCTTCCGAAAGAGAAGGGGCTCTACTTTCGGGGGACCACCCTTTATGTCGATCGCAACGATTCGTTCCGGCAGCTGCCGGATCGTCTGAAAAAGCCTTTGGCTGCAGGCCGGAAGGCGATAGCTACAGGCGGACGGGTTGCCTACAGTATCACGCTCTATCCGCATAATGAAAAGTGGCTCTATGCCCTTGACATTCCGGCATCATCGCCTCCAAAAAGCACCTTGCTGGACGATTACACCATCGTGAGCGACAAAAAGATCGACAAGAGATATCGTTACGAGATGCATTCCGACCTGTCATATTTGATGAATGCCCCTTTACGCAAAGAGATACGTGAAGCATCGCTCCGGTTTTACGGGAAACGTGACGCTATCAGTTCGGAACGTGCCAGGCAGCTGGTTGCACCACGCGATAAGCAGACCTTGGAAAACATCGCCGCCTATTTTCGCTCACTCAATCTTGTCTACACCCTCAAACCCGATCACCTGGATAAAAAAAGACCCGTCGATTCGTTTTTGTATGAGAGCAAAAAGGGGTATTGCGTCCATTTTGCGGCTGCATTCGCATATATGGCCCGGGCTTCCGGGCTTCCGGCACGGGTGGTCACGGGATTTTTGGTCAATCCGAACGAGGCTTTGGAGAATTATCTTGTGGTGAGAGAATCAGACGCCCATGCGTGGGTAGAAGTCTACCTGCAGGAGAAGGGGTGGACGAGGGTGGAGACGACAGCCTTTGCCGAAAGGATAGAGGGGGATGTCTTGCAGCGTCTCGGTGTTGAAGGCAGCAATACGGGGCAGAAGTGGTTAAAACGGCTTAACCTGCATCTGATGTACCTGAAATATGTCATTGAGACGTGGATATTGGAGTACAGCCGTGTCAAACAGATGGAAATTCTGCATGCGCTTATTAACAGTTCTACTTATCTTGTCGCGTTTATCGTCAACGGTATTCTATTTACCGCACTTTCGATAGGTGTAGCGATCTTTGTCAGTGCGCGACGTTGTCACGACAGGGTACTGTGTATCCTGCGCCCGCTGATGAAACACGCCGAAAAATCGGGATTGGAAAAGCAGCCCAATGAGAGCATGCATGACTTTCTTTGTAGACTCAAAGAGAAAGTGAACGCGGACATGATAGACGAGATAGATCTGCTCTATCACAAGATAAAATATGCGAAAAAATATGAGACAGAAGATATCGCGCAGCTCAAAAAGATCGTAAATGCAATAAAAAAATAG
- a CDS encoding DUF58 domain-containing protein yields the protein MIILNQLQKRFSPSFARIARKGSERPTKYIYLLILILIALFMQAYIHNYNIVYLALFFTFAFAFSSYFFGRNNIRSLEVALLSSQRVFANQKSSYTLLLSSSSERELYDITCICSEERQHCKRISADSPEVLTFSHTCAKRGERAFESVQCDSGFPLPHQLFYKVFDLQKSFVVYPEPKGESLDAYIARNRAIYGEKDDFEGVKGYERSDRISQIYWPSIAKGGSLMSKVFTYINDAQLLHFDFLSCGTDDEQRLSQLSLWVLECEQRGYAFTIAIGKRLLESKKMSTDEILTYLGRY from the coding sequence ATGATCATTCTGAACCAGCTTCAAAAAAGATTCTCGCCCTCGTTTGCCAGGATTGCTAGAAAAGGCAGCGAGCGGCCGACTAAATATATCTATCTTCTCATTCTGATATTGATTGCGCTCTTTATGCAGGCCTACATACATAACTACAACATCGTCTACCTGGCACTCTTCTTTACCTTCGCTTTTGCCTTCAGCAGCTACTTTTTCGGCAGGAACAACATACGCTCACTGGAGGTAGCGCTGCTTTCATCCCAACGCGTGTTTGCCAACCAGAAAAGCAGCTATACGCTTTTGCTCTCTTCATCATCAGAGAGAGAACTCTACGACATTACCTGCATCTGCAGCGAAGAGCGGCAGCACTGCAAGCGTATCAGCGCCGATTCACCCGAGGTGCTGACCTTTTCCCATACCTGTGCAAAGAGAGGGGAGAGGGCATTCGAGAGCGTTCAGTGCGACAGCGGCTTCCCGCTGCCGCATCAGCTCTTCTACAAGGTCTTTGACCTGCAGAAGAGCTTTGTGGTCTACCCCGAACCGAAAGGGGAGAGCCTGGATGCCTATATCGCCAGGAACAGGGCGATCTATGGCGAGAAGGATGACTTTGAAGGGGTAAAGGGGTATGAGCGCAGCGACCGGATCTCACAGATCTATTGGCCCTCCATTGCCAAAGGCGGCAGCCTGATGAGCAAGGTCTTCACCTATATAAATGATGCGCAGCTGCTCCATTTCGATTTTCTGTCCTGCGGTACCGACGATGAGCAGCGGCTCTCGCAGCTGAGCCTGTGGGTACTCGAATGTGAACAGCGAGGATATGCCTTCACTATTGCGATCGGAAAGAGACTGCTGGAGAGCAAAAAGATGAGCACAGATGAGATTCTTACGTACCTTGGCCGATATTAA
- a CDS encoding AAA family ATPase, whose product MKESHTLIHTIIDEIEKVVIGKREKIELAMAAFLSGGHLLIEDMPGVGKTTLAKAISQVLGLDFGRIQFTSDLLPADIIGVNYYDVKSGEFLFKKGPIFSSVLLADEINRATPKTQSALLEAMAERQVSVENKTYPLPDPFFVIATKNPFEESGVFRMPSSQLDRFICTISLGYADGESEREILRQGEEKDLHALKTFEKEAVMKLLSLSRNVHVSDEILDLVQKIIKITREHGLFEYGLSTRGALALLQLAKAHAVVSGRNFVIPNDVTDVLEPVVIHRLELSNHDHSEPASKKILALVCQDC is encoded by the coding sequence GTGAAAGAGAGCCATACACTTATTCATACCATTATTGACGAGATCGAGAAGGTCGTCATCGGCAAGCGCGAAAAGATCGAGCTGGCGATGGCGGCATTTCTCTCCGGCGGGCACCTGCTGATCGAAGATATGCCGGGGGTCGGCAAGACGACGCTGGCCAAGGCGATTTCGCAGGTGCTCGGTCTGGACTTCGGACGTATCCAGTTCACCTCCGACCTGTTGCCGGCCGATATCATCGGCGTCAACTATTATGATGTCAAGAGCGGCGAGTTCCTCTTCAAAAAAGGGCCGATTTTCAGCTCTGTCCTGCTGGCGGACGAGATCAACCGTGCGACACCCAAGACCCAGAGTGCCCTTTTGGAGGCGATGGCGGAACGCCAGGTCAGTGTCGAGAACAAGACATACCCTCTGCCGGATCCTTTTTTCGTCATAGCGACAAAAAACCCCTTCGAGGAGTCGGGCGTCTTCAGGATGCCGAGCTCGCAGCTTGACCGATTTATCTGTACGATCTCCCTTGGGTACGCCGACGGGGAATCCGAGCGGGAGATACTCAGGCAGGGTGAGGAGAAAGATTTGCATGCCCTTAAGACCTTTGAAAAAGAGGCGGTCATGAAGCTCCTGAGCCTCAGCAGAAACGTCCATGTCAGCGACGAGATACTCGACCTTGTCCAGAAGATCATCAAGATCACCAGGGAACACGGGCTCTTTGAGTACGGACTTTCGACCAGAGGGGCTTTGGCGCTTCTGCAGCTTGCAAAAGCGCACGCCGTCGTCAGCGGCAGGAATTTCGTGATACCTAACGATGTCACCGATGTTCTGGAACCTGTCGTCATACACCGATTGGAGTTAAGCAACCATGATCATTCTGAACCAGCTTCAAAAAAGATTCTCGCCCTCGTTTGCCAGGATTGCTAG
- a CDS encoding TOBE domain-containing protein produces the protein MKTSARNQLKGTVSSIKAGQVNSEVVIDLKSNVIKAVLTNEAVEEMALAVGEEVYAIIKASFVIVSKEKPGQISTRNVFETTVTDVKKGMVNSTLKLAMGDDTLSANITNEATEELEIAKGDTLYALVKASSIILAK, from the coding sequence ATGAAAACAAGTGCACGCAACCAATTAAAAGGCACGGTAAGCAGTATCAAGGCCGGTCAGGTCAACAGCGAAGTCGTCATTGATCTGAAATCAAATGTGATCAAAGCTGTTTTGACCAATGAAGCCGTTGAGGAGATGGCGCTGGCTGTCGGTGAGGAAGTCTATGCCATCATCAAAGCATCTTTTGTCATTGTAAGCAAAGAGAAACCGGGCCAGATAAGCACCCGCAATGTTTTTGAAACAACCGTTACCGATGTCAAAAAAGGGATGGTCAACAGTACGCTAAAACTGGCGATGGGTGATGACACGCTCTCTGCCAACATTACCAATGAAGCGACTGAAGAGCTTGAGATAGCTAAAGGTGACACCCTTTACGCGCTTGTGAAAGCAAGCTCAATCATCCTGGCCAAATAA
- a CDS encoding DNA polymerase IV yields the protein MILHLDLDSFFASAERTRNVELIGKPLIVGGRGDPFIFDTKPAKAKRLIQLNQGAFVPSLFHAEHDASSYFFEGDRIRGIVTTASYEARHCGVKTAMTIREALNLCPDAILLPPDHLLYHTLSHEMMELLGNEIPLVEQYSIDELFGDVTGWIDEKDMYDFIAYLQEKVAKEMLLPVSIGACNAKWIAKLATSTVKPFGLKVVYDEEIHDFVKDIDIHAFPGVGRAFGKKMRQYGIKTIGDALHARRLFESWGRQGRDLYKRLSGTDHEGVSRKQSRKGVGMSRSMDHPIKDRAEFYRRVSTMVRHWSHTIKRLNVNPTTFFFGIGYEHHLRSKKQYTTYRIFNEQFIQHFAREKFQELDIYPNVAILYITMSATKFLHHDPKAVDIFAFENDKKMHRLDSAVNKAREKYGMDILRSGNELNDSQR from the coding sequence ATGATATTGCACCTTGACCTGGACAGTTTTTTTGCTTCTGCCGAACGTACTCGAAACGTGGAACTCATCGGTAAACCACTCATCGTAGGCGGACGGGGCGATCCTTTTATCTTTGACACAAAACCGGCCAAAGCGAAGCGGCTTATCCAGCTCAACCAGGGGGCGTTTGTCCCCTCTCTTTTTCATGCCGAGCATGACGCTTCAAGTTACTTTTTCGAGGGCGATCGCATACGGGGGATCGTTACGACTGCCAGCTACGAGGCGAGACACTGCGGGGTGAAGACCGCCATGACGATCAGAGAGGCTTTGAACCTCTGTCCCGATGCGATCTTGCTGCCGCCAGATCATCTGCTCTATCACACTCTGTCGCATGAGATGATGGAGCTGCTCGGCAATGAGATACCGCTGGTAGAACAGTACAGCATCGACGAACTCTTCGGGGATGTCACCGGCTGGATAGACGAAAAAGATATGTACGACTTCATCGCCTATCTACAGGAGAAAGTTGCCAAGGAGATGCTGCTTCCCGTCTCCATCGGTGCCTGTAATGCAAAGTGGATTGCCAAGCTGGCGACATCTACCGTCAAGCCTTTTGGATTGAAAGTGGTCTATGATGAAGAGATCCATGACTTTGTCAAAGATATCGATATCCATGCGTTCCCGGGCGTGGGCAGAGCCTTCGGAAAGAAGATGCGGCAATACGGCATCAAGACCATCGGTGACGCTTTACATGCCCGAAGGCTCTTTGAAAGCTGGGGGCGACAAGGAAGAGATCTTTATAAACGGTTGAGCGGTACGGACCATGAAGGCGTGAGCAGAAAACAGAGCCGTAAAGGTGTCGGGATGTCACGCAGTATGGACCACCCGATCAAAGACCGTGCCGAGTTTTATCGGCGTGTCAGTACCATGGTACGCCACTGGAGCCATACTATCAAACGTCTGAACGTGAATCCGACCACCTTCTTTTTTGGGATCGGGTATGAACATCATCTCAGAAGCAAGAAACAGTACACCACCTACCGAATATTCAACGAGCAGTTCATCCAGCACTTTGCAAGGGAGAAGTTTCAGGAGCTCGATATCTACCCCAATGTCGCGATACTCTATATCACGATGAGCGCGACAAAATTTCTGCACCATGATCCCAAGGCGGTGGATATCTTTGCGTTTGAAAATGACAAGAAGATGCACCGGCTCGATTCGGCTGTAAACAAGGCACGGGAAAAGTACGGAATGGACATATTGCGCAGTGGAAACGAATTAAACGATAGTCAACGATGA
- a CDS encoding SOS response-associated peptidase encodes MCGRVGFFSDGLFINDVQAVLGDFVNDIGYLTPHYNIAPSQALAALLNNHHYTETSFGLIPHWAKDRKRQLINARAETINDKPMFRGSFRHKRALIPVNGFYEWHQEGGHKQPYWIHPTESDYFALGAIWDKWYDNEQEKSITTSAIITTASNELMEPIHDRMPVIIPKESWGLWLDSEVQEPEALYELLQPCGSDRMVAYKVSTRVNSPVNDDAELLAPMSPETLF; translated from the coding sequence ATGTGCGGACGGGTCGGTTTCTTTTCAGACGGTCTTTTTATCAATGATGTACAGGCCGTTCTCGGCGATTTTGTTAACGACATCGGTTATCTGACGCCGCACTACAACATCGCCCCTTCCCAAGCTTTAGCGGCACTTCTGAACAACCATCACTACACTGAGACCTCATTCGGGCTCATACCGCATTGGGCAAAAGACAGGAAACGGCAACTCATCAATGCCAGAGCAGAGACGATCAATGACAAACCGATGTTTCGCGGCTCTTTTAGACACAAGCGTGCTCTGATCCCGGTCAACGGTTTTTACGAATGGCATCAGGAAGGTGGTCATAAGCAACCCTACTGGATACATCCGACAGAAAGTGACTATTTTGCGTTGGGTGCCATATGGGATAAGTGGTATGACAATGAACAGGAAAAAAGTATCACGACGTCGGCGATCATCACAACGGCTTCTAATGAACTGATGGAACCGATCCATGACCGCATGCCGGTGATCATTCCGAAAGAGTCCTGGGGGCTCTGGCTTGATAGCGAAGTTCAGGAACCCGAAGCACTCTATGAACTGCTGCAGCCATGCGGAAGCGATCGAATGGTCGCATACAAAGTCTCTACGAGAGTCAATTCTCCTGTAAATGATGATGCGGAGCTGCTTGCGCCAATGTCTCCAGAAACGCTCTTTTAA
- a CDS encoding DUF4149 domain-containing protein has translation MTAKQWTVTLYLLLIAMTLGAVLTLGIFVTATLFHSDSYLSGVMLDHYNEGILMAEIFRRFSYFIYFIAAVVFAFEGNEYKHGRRDNYAMVSGFVVIITALMFSGVYTPKILEMQALGAEATQSEAFEALHMGSEIDFKILAVALGVLFIRRMRLMFVQK, from the coding sequence ATGACGGCTAAACAGTGGACGGTAACACTCTACCTGCTTTTGATAGCGATGACCCTCGGTGCGGTTTTGACCCTGGGCATCTTTGTGACGGCGACGCTCTTTCACTCGGACAGCTACCTCTCGGGTGTGATGCTGGATCATTACAACGAGGGTATTCTGATGGCGGAGATATTCCGCCGTTTCAGCTACTTCATCTACTTCATCGCGGCGGTTGTCTTCGCCTTCGAAGGCAATGAGTACAAACACGGCCGCCGTGACAACTACGCGATGGTGAGCGGTTTTGTCGTCATCATAACGGCTTTGATGTTCAGCGGCGTCTATACCCCGAAGATACTCGAGATGCAGGCGCTCGGTGCCGAGGCGACACAGAGCGAGGCCTTCGAGGCGCTCCATATGGGCAGCGAGATCGACTTCAAGATCCTCGCTGTGGCCCTCGGTGTGCTCTTTATCCGCCGCATGCGGCTGATGTTCGTGCAGAAGTAG